One window from the genome of Andrena cerasifolii isolate SP2316 chromosome 3, iyAndCera1_principal, whole genome shotgun sequence encodes:
- the LOC143366798 gene encoding uncharacterized protein LOC143366798: MKLTALQLEGLVNGMYSDWDTNRPPAETEIMDVYGKRGVLFTVAYMVTALFGTIVFIIMPTAAGIVEYFARTENGTVYRYYIYPAYYPFDEDRYYIYFWTHMTVGICVVSIVYTACDTLYMYGVQHACGLLAVAGYRFKIAVENYAYNEKESVKTMDLAYKKVCSSIRGHKRALRFIQDIHELHSTYLAIIVVLVITAFSITLVKMSLTEAGFEFYKYLGFLVVQLIHLFFLTSQGQFVQNAYDELYNEMYGGQWYNSSCKTQMLYLLALRGSLTAPVLSAGGLLPLTLETFAEVLKASVSYFTVLKSQ, translated from the exons ATGAAATTAACGGCATTACAGTTGGAGGGCCTTGTTAATGGCATGTATAGTGATTGGGATACAAATAGGCCACCAGCCGAGACCGAAATTATGGACGTTTATGGAAAAAGAGGAGTGTTATTTACAGTTGCCTATATGG TGACCGCCCTGTTCGGCACGATCGTATTTATAATAATGCCTACTGCGGCCGGTATCGTGGAGTACTTCGCTCGGACCGAAAACGGAACGGTGTATAGATATTACATTTACCCGGCATATTATCCCTTCGACGAAGACAGATACTACATATATTTCTGGACGCACATGACGGTGGGAATATGTGTGGTTTCCATAGTGTACACCGCCTGTGACACATTATACATGTACGGCGTGCAGCATGCGTGCGGATTGTTGGCAGTTGCTGG ATACCGTTTCAAGATTGCGGTCGAGAATTACGCTTACAACGAAAAGGAATCGGTTAAGACGATGGACCTAGCGTACAAGAAAGTATGCTCCTCGATTCGCGGGCACAAACGCGCTCTGAG ATTTATCCAGGATATCCATGAACTCCACTCGACTTATCTCGCAATTATAGTCGTGCTAGTGATCACAGCGTTCAGTATCACGCTAGTAAAG ATGTCACTAACGGAGGCGGGTTTTGAGTTCTACAAATACTTAGGATTTCTAGTGGTTCAGCTGATTCACCTGTTCTTCCTGACCAGTCAGGGGCAGTTCGTACAAAATGCCTACGATGAACTTTACAACGAAAT GTACGGGGGACAGTGGTACAACAGTTCGTGCAAGACGCAAATGCTGTACCTACTGGCATTAAGGGGAAGCCTAACTGCTCCCGTTTTGTCGGCCGGCGGTCTTCTGCCGCTAACCCTGGAAACCTTTGCAGAG GTG